One Candidatus Afararchaeum irisae genomic window carries:
- a CDS encoding isochorismatase family cysteine hydrolase, which produces MVDLNPDSTAVVVVDMQNAFCHPDGSLYAEPSETAIVGVQDVVEEARANGVQLIYTRDVHPEGQFDGNHYYDEFERWGEHVVEGSWDSEIVDDIDVHESDHVVVKHTYDAFYETELEGFLDSHGIDDLVICGTLSNVCVLHTASSAGLRDYRPILVEDAVGYIDESDKEYSLEHADWLFGEVVDSTEIEYD; this is translated from the coding sequence ATGGTAGATCTAAACCCCGACTCGACCGCCGTCGTAGTCGTCGACATGCAGAATGCCTTCTGTCATCCCGATGGCAGTCTCTACGCCGAGCCGAGCGAGACTGCGATAGTCGGCGTACAAGACGTCGTCGAGGAGGCGCGCGCCAACGGCGTCCAGCTAATCTACACGAGAGACGTACATCCCGAGGGACAGTTCGACGGAAACCATTACTACGACGAGTTCGAGAGATGGGGCGAGCACGTCGTCGAAGGGTCTTGGGACTCCGAGATAGTCGACGACATCGACGTACACGAGTCCGACCACGTAGTCGTCAAACACACCTACGACGCCTTCTACGAGACCGAGTTGGAGGGCTTCCTCGACAGCCACGGCATAGACGACCTCGTGATCTGTGGCACACTCTCTAACGTCTGTGTACTACACACAGCGAGCAGCGCGGGTCTGCGTGACTACCGTCCCATCTTGGTCGAGGACGCAGTCGGCTATATCGACGAGTCGGACAAGGAGTACTCTCTCGAACACGCTGACTGGCTCTTCGGTGAGGTAGTCGACTCGACCGAGATAGAGTACGATTGA
- the dph5 gene encoding diphthine synthase — protein MLSFVGLGLYDERDITLKGRDAIADADSVYAEFYTSVLSGTSLEELEEFHSVEINRLSREDVESDPEFLDEARENNVVFLSGGDAMVSTTHADLRLRAHERGIETRVIHAPSIQTAVSGVTGLQNYRFGRSTTLPFEHDGWRPDSPYEAVIENLERDLHTVVFLDIEVEGEEGRYMTADEGARILGETDNSGEIDTVVGIARAGSESPEVFAGTPDEVSNHDFGPPLHILVVPASLHHIEEESLKEIANL, from the coding sequence ATGTTAAGCTTCGTTGGTCTAGGACTCTACGACGAGCGCGATATCACCCTCAAGGGGAGGGACGCGATTGCCGACGCTGACTCCGTCTACGCCGAGTTCTACACGAGCGTACTCTCGGGGACGTCACTCGAAGAGCTAGAGGAGTTCCACAGCGTCGAGATAAACAGGCTGTCAAGGGAGGACGTCGAGTCAGACCCAGAGTTCTTAGACGAGGCGCGCGAGAATAACGTCGTCTTCCTCTCGGGAGGCGACGCGATGGTGAGCACGACACACGCCGACCTGCGTCTCCGTGCCCACGAGAGGGGGATAGAGACACGTGTGATACACGCGCCGAGCATACAGACCGCCGTCTCGGGTGTCACCGGACTCCAGAACTACAGGTTCGGACGTTCGACGACTCTTCCGTTCGAACACGACGGCTGGAGACCTGACTCGCCCTACGAGGCGGTGATCGAGAACCTCGAAAGAGATCTCCATACAGTCGTCTTCCTCGACATAGAGGTCGAGGGCGAGGAAGGGAGATACATGACCGCCGACGAGGGCGCGAGGATACTCGGCGAGACCGACAACTCGGGTGAGATAGACACCGTCGTCGGCATAGCTCGTGCAGGGAGCGAGTCTCCTGAGGTCTTCGCGGGAACCCCCGACGAGGTCTCGAACCACGACTTCGGACCTCCTCTCCATATACTCGTCGTGCCCGCGTCTCTACACCACATAGAGGAGGAGAGCCTCAAGGAGATAGCGAACCTGTGA
- a CDS encoding cupin domain-containing protein, translated as MQKIDLNSMTPEEDPRNRQSVSEPLGAQDFSMNYYVLEPGENFADAVHSHLDQEETFFVLEGEATFETKPELDAETETVTVTQGQMVRFDPGEYLQGRNESDETVRALALGTPQESTDIRIAASCPDCGEADYMEFTVIDGEPGMRCPDCGAEFEA; from the coding sequence ATGCAGAAGATCGACCTTAACAGTATGACTCCGGAGGAAGACCCCCGGAACAGACAGAGCGTCTCGGAGCCGCTGGGTGCTCAGGACTTCTCGATGAACTACTACGTGCTTGAGCCGGGAGAGAACTTCGCCGACGCTGTACACAGCCATCTTGACCAGGAGGAGACCTTCTTCGTTCTCGAAGGCGAGGCTACCTTCGAGACAAAGCCCGAGTTAGACGCCGAAACCGAGACTGTCACTGTGACTCAGGGACAGATGGTTAGGTTCGACCCGGGCGAGTATCTACAGGGACGGAACGAGTCGGACGAGACAGTCCGGGCTCTCGCACTCGGCACTCCTCAGGAGTCGACTGATATCCGTATTGCGGCATCTTGCCCCGACTGTGGCGAAGCCGACTACATGGAGTTCACAGTGATAGACGGAGAGCCGGGGATGAGATGTCCCGACTGTGGCGCGGAGTTCGAGGCTTAG